The sequence ACCAGCACCGTCACGTCCTTCCACCATCTCCTAAAGCGTCCACTGAAACCCACCGAGACGTCCCTTAGTGTATCGCTCTTATCACTGCTCTGGGagtagaagaagaataaaaatgaatacatattatgtgttatatttcCAGTCTTCTTGTACCGTTAagcaaatttttcattttttattacacatcacacattacacatattacAATCTCTTCGTTTTATACATTTCTCTCTGGTCTGCTTACCTGCTCCTGGAATTTCTCCAACAGAATCATGAGTTCCTTGTCCGCGGGGAGGGAGACACCGTGCCACTGCCCCGCCTTCTTCAGGATCTTGGCAGCCTCCTTCAGTCGACCTTGCTGAAGTAGCCAGCGGGGAGACTCGTCCATGAATCTGAAAGGCGTTTCAGGAACTTAATAAACTTTGTAAACTTTGCTCATTTATGAACTTCAGAACTttagagaaagatggggaaaagaaaaaggaaaatatgtggtgttatttgaaatttaatactaataagTTGTAGTACATAAAAGGATAGTTGTTGTGAAAGATCTACTTCTCATCATGGAAGATTTCTTTTCAATATTGTCAGCAATCTTAGTACCTTTTTTTCATCCAATTAGTGGACTTCTGTGAAAAGCGGTTCCATTTTTCAATGCTCTCGACTGGTAAGCAAAATATGGTATATGTATCTACCCGGAAAGTCAGTATTAAAAGAGGCAAATAAAACCAAGAAATATGTAACGCGACGCATCACTTGCCAAGAATCAAAATTCTCAGCTGGTGGAATAAAGACTTTTTCTGGTGgaaaatttttacttatattgtatttatattatatttacttatattatattatatttacttatattatatttacttatattttgctaatactatttttttttttacgaagatgGAAATAGACGAAATACTTTCATCAGTATCAAGTTTCAAGGTAACCCTTTCCTTCATCAGGAAAATATTCATTTCGAAAACACGACAAAGAGAGAAACTTGGGGAAACagttagtaagaaaaaaaaagaaaacaaagcaaagaaggattaaatagatagataaataatatataatgtaagcgCCTTGGATATATGTCCCAACAGTCTGAGAAACTctccaccctcaaaaaaaaaaaaaaaaaaaaaaaaaaaaaaaaaaaaaaaaaaaagatatataaaaacggaaataaaagacaaataatataactaaattacataaaaaagaaaagaaaacaaacaaaaaaactaaacgccatgaatagataaatctaaacagaacaaaaataccccccccaaaaaaaaaaaaaaaaaaaaaaaaataatatatatatatatatatatatatatatatatatatatatatatatatatatatatatatatatatatatatatatcaaaccaagCGAACCGCATCACAAGCGGAAGGTCCAACCAAGCCGCTTGCAACAACGCACTTACGGCATGTACAGGAGTTGCAGGAGGACCGGCAGGGCGCAGACGAGTTGCAGAGTCCTCCAGTCCCTGATGAAGTATGCCCAGGCGCCGAAGAACATGCCCGTGAGAGCGAAGGGCGCGGTGGACAGGAGGCCGAGGATGGTGCGTAGCTTCGAAGGACACGCCTCCATTCctgcgaagggaggagagggagggttagaGAAGAGTTTGTTgaatgttatcgttgttattagtattattgttgttattattgttgttagtagtattgttgttatcatcatcatcatcatcatcaccaccaccaccccaccaccattcccttcatcaccatcatcaccattaccactacGCCCCGGACCCCCGCCATCACCACTGCAAAAGCATAACAGCAACACCCGCGATTACCTTGGATGTAAGCGGGGCCAATGATGGTGTGTATGATGCCCAGGACGAACCTGCCCGCGAGCACGAGAGAGTACAAAGGCACGAGGGCAGAGGCCGTGGCGGTCAGCAGGAAAACCAAGGTGGATACCCTCATTACCCACCTTCTGCCGTATCTGCAGGTGAAGGTAGGTGTGTCGTTTGTGAAGCATATTTATTTTcggtatgtatctgtctgttttgtttgtctgtttgtttgttttctgtctgtctgtttgtctgtctttctgtttgtctgtatgcctgtctatcaatctatctatcgatatatatatatatatatatatatatatatatatatatatatatatatatacacaaactatatatataatatatatataatacacacacacacacacacacacacacacacacacacacacacactcacacacgtgtatatatatgtgtatattatatatatatataatatatatatatatatatatatatatatatatatatatatatatatatatatatattattatgtgtgtgtgtgtgtgtgtgtggtgtgtgtgtgtgtgtgtgttgtgtgtgtgtgtgtgtgtgtgtgtgtgtttgtgtgtgtttgtgtgtgtgtgtgtgtgtgtgtgtgtgtgtgtgtgtgtgtgtgtgtgttgtgtgtgtgtgtgtgtgtgtttgcgtgtatatatgtcaGTATTTCCACAAGAACACACGCAACGTTGGATATAGAGACAACATAGCTCTCCTCGGTTACTCGAAAGCCATATCTTGTTCACATTTGATTCactttagaaaaaataattgagaGGCATTCAAAGACCCCTCAAACAGgagcaaaaataattaaaacaaagcaacaaaaaaaggataatcaTTGCCAGGTAttcatttttcacacacacaaaaaaatttacttgTCGGCAAGGAATCCCATAAGCGCTTCCCCGACGGCGGCGCCAAAGAAGTAGAAGCTGGTGAAGAAGGGGCTCAGGCTGACCCTGTCGCACACCAGATTCCACtgcaggagagaaagggaaaaaggcttAGTTAAGGGGATAATGGGATCAGATTTTTTGCTTTGATATTTTGTGAGTTGCGTGTGATGTTCGCGTTTTCATGcatgataaaaatttatgtatattaaaatgttagggtgttatatttgtgtttggtgtattgtgtatattggtGTATGTGTATTGCATTCAACGTCTTGAAAATTCGAGGCCTAGAAACTTCATTCAGAAGTGGATTATTAACGCTCCACACTAACCTCACTCGCAACTGTAGATTGGAAGACTGATTTGTCGAATTCCCATTGACTACAAGATTTTGTTTCCAGGGTCACGGCCTGCTCCGGGGTCAAAGCAAGGTCAGCTGACCAAGGGAGGTCGGCAACAGCTTCGTAGTCTCTTACATACACGCTGCACTGGGACCTTTCCAGACGACCTCCACGGTATTCCCTAAAGAAGGAGAGGTTGTGTTTAGTATACAGCAGTCGTGAGGTTTATCTCTTTATCAAGAATAACATATATGGGATGCTTGAGAACAGAGCATGTAGTTCACTATACAATGCTGTTCACAGTATGTTCACATATGAGGCGAAAATCTAACCACGTACCATGTTGTACTTCCAAAGGTGCATGCATATAAGAACACATTTGAAGTCAATATTTTCATCcatagaaaaactttttttttcattattttccttctttgatCTACATCCCACTGATcatcacccacaacacaaaaacttgAGACGATGCAATCCACGACAATTACAGCTGCAAAGACCACAGAACCAAATAACACACAGAGGACTTACCAGGGAACAGAATAATTGAGACGTTGTTCTAGCGTCCATGAATTGTTGCTCAGCTCAGGAACACTACA comes from Penaeus monodon isolate SGIC_2016 chromosome 2, NSTDA_Pmon_1, whole genome shotgun sequence and encodes:
- the LOC119580074 gene encoding organic cation transporter protein-like, which encodes MDHKNFDSLLSAIGPGRWTIFMFVSYVSWALLLPYFSLGGAFYNPVVDHWCSVPELSNNSWTLEQRLNYSVPWEYRGGRLERSQCSVYVRDYEAVADLPWSADLALTPEQAVTLETKSCSQWEFDKSVFQSTVASEWNLVCDRVSLSPFFTSFYFFGAAVGEALMGFLADKYGRRWVMRVSTLVFLLTATASALVPLYSLVLAGRFVLGIIHTIIGPAYIQGMEACPSKLRTILGLLSTAPFALTGMFFGAWAYFIRDWRTLQLVCALPVLLQLLYMPFMDESPRWLLQQGRLKEAAKILKKAGQWHGVSLPADKELMILLEKFQEQSSDKSDTLRDVSVGFSGRFRRWWKDVTVLVRTPVLRKITIGLFGCWFCTGLTYWGMSLSGTTYSKDPFLYVVLSSLVEVPGYSGLTPVVGRFGRRSVLSFNFAVCAVAILTILATPKSYTWMIFSLALVGKLFITASYGLMYLVSSELFPTCVRSRGLNMSSMMARLGSIISPFIIDVLATSYWWSPSVMFGACAAMGSGFALLLPESNHKPLADTVEQLDFIYGDNAKSSSRSSIESDDLSSSLRKDQQDEKEEMCPGSSV